GACTCGACGCCCGGTGGTGCGGCGATGCCTGCAACGCTCCCGGGTCGTCGAGTTATGCAACTAGGGTGCACCCGCGGCGCCAGGATTTCAAGACCCCGTCCCGCAACGGCTGCGCGCACAGCGAACGCCTTTGACGGCGGCGGCCGCCGCAGGTTGGATGGAGCCATGGCAGAGAACACCAACCAGAAGCCCGAGGTCGACGCTCCGGAGGGCCCCGCCCCCGAGACGCTCGAGATCGTCGACATCGTCGAGGGCGGCGGCGACGAGGCGAAGGCCGGCTCCAAGGTCGACGTGCACTACCTCGGCGTCGAGTACGAGACCGGCGAGGAGTTCGACTCCTCGTGGAGCCGCGGGCAGTCGATCAACTTCCCGCTCAACAACCTGATCAAGGGCTGGCAGGAGGGCATCCCCGGCATGAAGGTCGGCGGCCGCCGCAAGCTCACCGTCCCGCCGGCGCTCGCCTACGGCCCGGCCGGCGGCGGTCACCCGCTCTCGGGCAAGACCCTGATCTTCGTGATCGACCTGCTCGGCGTCAGCTGAGCCTCCCGTACCCGGAGAAGCGCTCCCTCGGCAAACGCCGGGGGAGCGCTTCGTCGTGTGGGACGCCGACCGCTCAGAGCGCCGGCGGCTGCATGTGCGTCGGGATGGCGACGCGGTTCCAGATGTTGATCGTGCCGATGGCGAGGATGAGGTCGGAGAGCCCGCGGTCGCCGAACTCGTCGCGGGCGCGCTCGTAGAGGTCGTCCGGCACGCCGCCCTGGTGGATCAGGGTCACCGCCTCGGTCAGCTCGAGCGCGATCCGCTCCCGCTCGCTGAACCACGGCGACTCTCGCCAGGCCGACACCGCGAACACCTTGCGCAGCGGGAAGCCCCGGTTCTGCAGGTCGACCGAGTGCATGTCGACGCAGTAGGTGCAGCCGTTGATCTGCGAGGCCCGCAGCTTGAGGAGGTCGCCGAGCGGCTCCTCCACGTTCATCCCGACGTAGCCGTCGAGCTTGATGACGGCGCGGTAGCCATCGGGCGAGAGGGAGGGGATCTGGATGCGGTCGCTGGTCGTGGTGTCTGTCATGCCTCCACGCTAGGAATGCCGGTGGACCGTTGTAAGGTCCAATCCGACGGGTTCTCACCGGACCAATCGCGCCGATCCAGGAGGGAGCGGGATGGACCTCCACGTGTCCGTCGGCGAGCGCGGCGATCGCGCGGACCGCATCTACCGCGAGCTGCGCCAGGCCGTCCTCGACGGGAGGCTGCGACCGGGCGAGCGCGTCCCTCCGTCGCGCGAGCTGGCCGCCGACCTCGGCGTCGCCCGATCGACCGTCACGACCGTCTACGACCGGCTGATCGCCGAGGGCTACCTGGTGGCGCGCCGCGGCGCAGGCACGTTCGCGGCCGCGGTGGGCGGCCGCGCGGGGGATCGAGCGGGCGCCCCGGCCGGCCACCGCCCAGCGCCAGGCGCGGCGCGTCCTGCGCCCTGGTGGGAGGAGCTCGACGACCCGCTCTGGCGCGAGCCGCTGCCGATCGCGTACGACTTCAGCGTCGGCTCGCCCGACGCGGCGCTCTTCCCGGCGGACGAGTGGAGGCGCAGCGTCGCGGCCGCGCTGCGGGACCGCCGCTCCCGCTCGGCGCACTACGGCGACCCGGCCGGCGACGAGCGGTTGCGCGCCGCGGTCTCTCGGCGGATCGCGCTCTCGCGCTCGGTGGAGGCGGATGCGGCGGACGTCCTGATCACCAGCGGCGCGCAGCAGGCGTTCGACCTGATCGCGCGGGTCGTGCTTCGGCCCGGCGATGTGATCGCCGTCGAGGACCCGGGCTATCCTCCCGTGCGCCAGCTGTTCGCCTCGCTCGGCGCCCGGGTGGTGCCGGTCCCGGTGGACGAGCACGGCCTCCGCGTCGACCTGCTGCCGCCCGCGCGGCTGGTCTACGTCACGCCGTCGCACCAGTTCCCGCTCGGCGGCGTGCTCCCGCTGGAGCGCCGCAGGGCCCTGCTGGCCTGGGCCGAGCGGCAC
The sequence above is a segment of the Leifsonia williamsii genome. Coding sequences within it:
- a CDS encoding FKBP-type peptidyl-prolyl cis-trans isomerase, which encodes MAENTNQKPEVDAPEGPAPETLEIVDIVEGGGDEAKAGSKVDVHYLGVEYETGEEFDSSWSRGQSINFPLNNLIKGWQEGIPGMKVGGRRKLTVPPALAYGPAGGGHPLSGKTLIFVIDLLGVS
- a CDS encoding PLP-dependent aminotransferase family protein codes for the protein MDLHVSVGERGDRADRIYRELRQAVLDGRLRPGERVPPSRELAADLGVARSTVTTVYDRLIAEGYLVARRGAGTFAAAVGGRAGDRAGAPAGHRPAPGAARPAPWWEELDDPLWREPLPIAYDFSVGSPDAALFPADEWRRSVAAALRDRRSRSAHYGDPAGDERLRAAVSRRIALSRSVEADAADVLITSGAQQAFDLIARVVLRPGDVIAVEDPGYPPVRQLFASLGARVVPVPVDEHGLRVDLLPPARLVYVTPSHQFPLGGVLPLERRRALLAWAERHDAVVIEDDYDSEFRFASRPLDPLHRVDDSGRVVYVGTFSKTMLPSLRVGFVVAPRSLLPALRAAKRLTDWHTDGLTQAALARFVDTGAFARHLRHATRAYAERHASIGRQAAEQLGEWLHVVPSVAGLHLALLPREGVALDSERVAARAAVAGVVVQPLPRFGAGEPGTRGQGAGGRREGLLLGFGAVPAADVPDGLRLLADALARERPAES
- a CDS encoding carboxymuconolactone decarboxylase family protein, which codes for MTDTTTSDRIQIPSLSPDGYRAVIKLDGYVGMNVEEPLGDLLKLRASQINGCTYCVDMHSVDLQNRGFPLRKVFAVSAWRESPWFSERERIALELTEAVTLIHQGGVPDDLYERARDEFGDRGLSDLILAIGTINIWNRVAIPTHMQPPAL